From a region of the Danaus plexippus chromosome 8, MEX_DaPlex, whole genome shotgun sequence genome:
- the LOC116773095 gene encoding uncharacterized protein LOC116773095 isoform X2, translating to MAASRSALLTLAALTALAGCCVCAPQGSVQGGVQGGAQVPPVSHSTAPPGVGGVRRGRGYRDWRTRGDPTLINSLWRSRQPLGIRKQLGNAEVYIVLALLIGVVTVVVGCWLSDNCWSPEPEDLLAGG from the exons ATGGCGGCCAGCCGCTCCGCACTCCTTACGTTGGCAGCTCTCACAGCACTCGCCG GGTGTTGTGTGTGCGCGCCGCAAGGCAGCGTGCAGGGCGGCGTACAGGGCGGCGCGCAGGTGCCTCCCGTGTCACACTCCACTGCGCCGCCTGGTGTCGGCGGCGTCCGCAG GGGGCGTGGGTACCGAGACTGGCGCACTCGAGGGGACCCCACTCTTATCAACTCACTGTGGCGCAGTCGGCAGCCATTAGGCATAAGGAAGCAGCTGG GGAACGCAGAAGTATATATTGTGTTGGCGCTGCTGATCGGCGTCGTGACTGTGGTGGTGGGGTGCTGGCTGTCAGACAACTGCTGGTCTCCGGAGCCGGAGGATCTGCTGGCGGGCGGCTGA
- the LOC116773095 gene encoding uncharacterized protein LOC116773095 isoform X1, whose product MAASRSALLTLAALTALAGCCVCAPQGSVQGGVQGGAQVPPVSHSTAPPGVGGVRRFSQYTRGRGYRDWRTRGDPTLINSLWRSRQPLGIRKQLGNAEVYIVLALLIGVVTVVVGCWLSDNCWSPEPEDLLAGG is encoded by the exons ATGGCGGCCAGCCGCTCCGCACTCCTTACGTTGGCAGCTCTCACAGCACTCGCCG GGTGTTGTGTGTGCGCGCCGCAAGGCAGCGTGCAGGGCGGCGTACAGGGCGGCGCGCAGGTGCCTCCCGTGTCACACTCCACTGCGCCGCCTGGTGTCGGCGGCGTCCGCAG ATTCAGTCAATATACCAGGGGGCGTGGGTACCGAGACTGGCGCACTCGAGGGGACCCCACTCTTATCAACTCACTGTGGCGCAGTCGGCAGCCATTAGGCATAAGGAAGCAGCTGG GGAACGCAGAAGTATATATTGTGTTGGCGCTGCTGATCGGCGTCGTGACTGTGGTGGTGGGGTGCTGGCTGTCAGACAACTGCTGGTCTCCGGAGCCGGAGGATCTGCTGGCGGGCGGCTGA